The genome window AACGAGCCAAAATCTCGGCTGGTTATGCTCTTAGTTCTCTTTTATTCTCTTTTGACTTGTAGGGCTTGATTGTGCCTTGCTCTTTAGTGCTCTTATCCAGTATGGATTTAAACTCATCCAGGGCGTAAGGGAGTTGTAAATTTAGCCTTTGCTTGAGAGGCAAGGGGTTATCTTTACTTTTGGGATTTATGCTTACTACGGCTTCGACTCGGTAGATAGGCAAGTTTAAATTATTCTTTTTTGCCTTGTCATAAAAATACACCCTGGTTAATACATCGTTGTTTTTTAGATACTTGGTATTCTCAAAGCTAATAACCTCATCGCAAAAGGCTTCAAGGTTAAAGGGGCTATCCTTATCAAAACAAAGGTCAAGAGATGAAACGTTATTTATCACGCCTAGGAGCTCCGCTATTAGCTCTCGCGGTGGTGGTGTCTTGTTATACTGCCTAAGTCCATAAACTTCAAATAACGCCTTTTGTGGCTCATTGCCTGCGTTTTTTAATGTAGCATAGAAAATAGGCAAGTCGCTAAGCATATAAATATTAACTATCTCATAATCTCGAAACTCATAACGGCGTTCTATCTTGACGGCTTTTGCTGTCTGCTTATCCAGCTTTAGCCATTTTTTGCCATATTTTCGAGCGATTGACTTTAAAAGGTCAATTTTTTTATGGGTCTTTTGCGTGATAGCTTTTTTGTAAAAAGTCGCCCTTATCGTGTCTATGTAAATTTTGCTCTCGGCTGGGTTGATAATGCTCTCAACTTCTGCTAAAATATCCACGTTCGTAACCTTGTAAAGGGTGGCTGTCTGCTCCACCCTTTTTTGACTTGACTATTTACTTTTTATCGCATTTATTAATTTTTCGGCTAGCCTTACTTGTCCTTTTGGTGTTATTAGGGGTCTAAAGCTTAGACACCGCTCGCCGTTTGGCTTTGTAAATGGTTGTGGTTTATATTCAAAATAGCCCATATTTGAATATTTTTGATAAGGCTCGTTATTTTCTTTTAAAATCTTTAGCTCTCTCATCAATTCAAATAATCGGTTTTGTCCTGTATTTATGCCTTGCTCTTTATTGCAAAGCATTTTCGCATAATCGCCTATTTTAATACTGCCTTTACTGCTTTCAATTGTCTTAGCATATGCAATATAAGGCTTATTTTCTATCGCCTGAGCTTCGAGGCGGTTATTTTCCTCTAGTGTGTCGGCGTATCTTAGGGCTAGTTCTGCAAGTGAGCGAGGATTATCTAAAAGCTCTTGAATAGTAGTAGGGCGGTTATTGCTGTTTAGGATAAAATCGCTCGCCCAGTCCCTAAAAGCTATCGTTTGAGGTGTTTCGGTTAGCTTAAAGCCTAGAGTTATCACGCCCTTTTTAGTCCAAAACACCATTTTTTGACTATTAGACACCCCGCCCGATTTGTCCGGGGGTGTATCATATACGCCACCTTTGCCATCGTTATACATATCTTTGTAATAATAATGCACGCCCTCGATGTATTCGGTCGCACCTTGCGTTCTTTGTTTTCTTACTGCTTCTTGTGTAACTCCAAAGCCCTCGGCTACTTGTCTATCTGATAAGCTCCACGTATCTTTATACTCCAAAACTTCTAAATCTAAATTATTAAACGTTACTATTGCTTTCATCGTTGTATCCTTGTTCTGTTAGTTCTCTTACTTGCTTTCTTAGGTTTTTGTTGATGTAAAATAGGTCGTAAGCCATATTTATTAACCCTTGTGGTGCTTCTTTCACACTCGAAACGCCATAAGCTCTTAAATGGCTAGTAAATTCTTTTATCTTTTGAGGCTCGATAGCGATTATCGCTCCGCCTTTGCCTGCTGTTGTAATTTGAAGTTTCATCTTATTAACCTTTCTTGCGTTGAGGTGCATTACTCGACGGCTTAAAATTTAGCCGTCGTATTTCGTCCTCTAGTTCATTAATCTCTCTTGCTAGCTGTAGCGATGTATCGTAAAAGCTAAGGGCTATGTCTAGGGCTTCATCCGTTTGTTTGCTAGTTTCGCCCTCTTTTATGGCTTTAAGTAGGCTAGGGTTACGCTCTTTTACTATTAGCATAAAGCCTAAATAAAAATCCTCCTCGCTTAGCTTGTCATATCTTGGTTTTAGGGGCTTCATCTTTCGCCCCCTTGCTCTGGTATCGCTCCGCCTTGCTTTTTATACATAAAAGCTTCGAGGTCATCACGTTTAAAGCGTATGGTTTGATTTGTGTAGATGATAGGTTTTGGGAAGTCGCTTGATTTCTTGTATCTGTAAAGCGTCGATACTCCTATGCCTAAAAACTCCGCTGTTTCTCTTGAATTTAGTAATGCTTTGTTTTACATTTTTCAATCCTTTTATATGTAATTTTTCTCAAATGGTTAAGCCTGAATGCTTGCAAGCTTGATATGCTTAAGTTGATTTGATGTAAGAATTATGCGAGTTTTAAAAGGATAAGACAACGAAAAATATTTTTAGTCGGTAGTTAAAAAAGTGGTAAATTTTTATTATTTAGTTGAGATTGTAAGATATTAAAGCCCTCAATTTAGAGCTTATTATGGCGAAAAAATATTTTTAGTCAGCTTCTTTTGGGTAGTAAAATTTTACTACTGCATTAGCAAAAGCTGCTTTATTAAAAAAATCATAAGCGTCTATTTCATAAATTTCTATTAGCCTTAGCATCTCTTTTTTAAATTCATCTTTGGCTTTTTGGTTGTTGGAAAAAGCCTCAAAATCATTTTTAAGCTCTTTAGCAAATTGAAAATACTCGTTGCCTTTATGTTCTAAATCGTAAAAGGCTTTATTTAGCTCAGTTATCACGTTGCTCTTGTCTGGCATAAAATTACCAGAATACACATAAGGTTCATTTTCTCTGCCTGTTGGTGTGAAGTGAGAGGGAATGTTATCTTTTATGCTAAATGCTTCTTTTAATTGCTCTATGCTATTTAAAAATAATTCATATCTTTTTACTGCTAAAGGTTTTTTGGCTTTTGAGGTAGTTATTCTTTGAAAAAAAGTGCAAAAATTATTAATTGCTTTATCCATAACTTCGTGATATATATCGCCGACAAAGTTAAATTTAGTAAATATTGCAAAATCATCTATCGAAATATTTTTAACCTCGCCCTTTTCTACTTTTTTTAAAAAATCTAAAAAAATAGTTGCGGTTGTTAGGTCTTTTTGTTTATCTATCATAAAATTGCCAATAATATTAATAACTTCTCCTGCTTGTTCTTTTTTAATTTTCTCTGTAATTTCTTTGTTCTCTTGTATTTTATCGCTGTAACCTCTAGCCATTTTTCACTCATTTATTAAACTATCTAAATAATCGCTCCACCACTGCATTAATTTAGCCCTCTCGTCCAGCCTTTGGCTTCGGTCGTAAATAGCTTTTACACTCGTTCGCTCTTTATGGTCTAGGCAAAGCTCTATCACGTCGCTACTAAAGCCGTGATTTTTGATATTTTCATTTAGTAGAGTGCTTGCTGTCGTGCGTAAGCCGTGAAATACCATTTCATCGCCAAAGCCTAACCGCTTGATTGCTTGGTTTAGTGTGCTATCGCTTAGCGGTCTTGTTGCACTTATGCCACTAGGAAAGACAAAATCGCCCCTTTTATGCTCTAGCATTGTTTTTAAAAGCTTCTTTACTTGCTTACTAATAGGCATATAAAAAACTTCTCTCAATTTCATTGCCTCGGCTGGAAACGTGATTAAATTATTCTCAAAATCCACGTATTGCCATTTTAGTTCTCTCACGTTTGCACTACGTAAAAAGGTATGCACGCCAAATATTAACGCTTGCTGCGTGCAAAACGAGCCTTGATAGTCCTGCATTGCTCTTAATAGCTCTTTTAGCTTGCCTGGCTCGGTTATTGCCTTGTAGTGGTTATTTGATGAGGTTTTGAAAGTATCATTAAAAATAATATCTCGTGTTGGATTGTGCTCGATGTAGCCCTTATTTACTGCCAAATCTAAGATTTTACGGAGTAGCCTAAATGTTCGCTCTGATATTTCGTGGGTTAGCCCCTTTTTCGTTTCTCGCGCTTGTATCTGCTCGATTACCTGCATATAATCTCTACGCTTTAGAGCTGTTATCTCTTTACTGCCTAAATAAAAGATGAGATGATTTTTTACACGCCCTATTTGCTTATTAGTAGATACAAGGCTTTTGCTCTGCTCTTTTTCTATCCACTCATCGGCTACGTCTTTAAACGTGATAGCCTTTTGCTTTGCTGTGGCTAGCTGTAAATCCTCGCCCTTATCTCTTAGCCTTTCAAGCTCCAAAGCTTTTGCTCTTGCTTCTGCTAGCGTAATGCTTGGATATTTGCCTAGCCTGATCTGTTTTGTTGTTCGCTTCTCGTCGCTCTCTTGATATTTGAAATAAAATGTTTTGGTGGTTTCTTTTTTGGTTTTATATGCAAGCACATATAAAAATTTCACTCCGTCATCTTTTATCCACTCACGAATTTTATTTTTGAGTGTAAATTTTTTTAGTGCCAAATCGTTCGCAAAGCTTGCCATTTCGTAACCCTTGTTTTTGAGTGTAAAAAGTTAGAAAAAATATTTTTTTACACTCAGATATACACTCAAAAGAGTGATATTTGATGAAATGCAATGATAAGAGATGAGATCTTAAAAAGTGGTAAAAGCCCTAAATTTGGGCTTTGAAAAGCATTTTTTGACAAGGTTTGAAAACCCCTGAAATCGTCTATTGGTGGAGTTAAGCGGGATCGAACCGCCGACCTCTTGAATGCCATTCAAGCGCTCTCCCAGCTGAGCTATAACCCCAAAGTGGATTTTGACATTCTATCTTTTTATGGCTTACAATATTTTGAAATTCGTTTTAGTAAAATAAAATTTTAAGCAATTTTTGGATAACATTGCAAACTTTAACGCGGGAATAGCTCAGGGGTAGAGCACAACCTTGCCAAGGTTGGGGTCGCGAGTTCGAATCTCGTTTCCCGCTCCATTAACTTAGCCCGAGTGGCGGAATGGTAGACGCAAGGGACTTAAAATCCCTCGGTAGTTTTTACCGTACCGGTTCAAGTCCGGTCTCGGGCACCACAATATGGCGACATGGCCAAGTGGTAAGGCATGAGCCTGCAAAGCTTTGATCCCCGGTTCGAATCCGGGTGTCGCCTCCAAACTTCAAAAATAACTACTCAAAGGAATAACAGTGAGAAATTTATTTTTAGCAGCTTGTATAGCATTTTTTGTAGCTGGTTGTTCAAATACTTGGCATGGCGTAAAAGAAGATACTCATAATGCTAAAGAATGGACCAAAGAAAAGATAAATGATGGAGCTACATATATTAAAGAAAAAACAGAGTAAAATTTAGAGATTATAGTAAATTTTAAGCAAAGTTGGTTATAATCACAAATCTTTAATTCGGGAGATGGCTGAGCGGTCGAAAGCGGCGGTCTTGAAAACCGTTGAGGTGTGAAAGCCTCCTGGGGTTCGAATCCCTATCTCCCGGCCACCTATCTAATTCCTTGTTTATTTTATAAAGCATTACCTAGATTTATTATTCATAATGCCTATAAGAAAATTTCCATAAATATTCAGCTCAAAATTTACTAGAATTAAAAAAAATCAGTAAATTTCTTATTTAAAGTAAGACATTGTAAGATAAGGGAAAGTTTAAGAGTTTTTATATTTGATTTTTGGCTATCTTAAATTCTCAAAATAATATTTGTAGTAGCACATTCAAAATACATAATAGGTAGTAATCCCGTGTATAAATATACATAAAATTAATAATATTGAGTGAAAAAGTTAAGACAAATTCAAAATAAGAATTTAAATTAAAAATTCATGGAAATAGGTTAAAGACAAAGTGGTGGCTATGTTTTATGTAGTTAGGATCTATTTGTATTTAATAGGTAAAAACACAATAGACAAAAAATTAAACTACTTGCTGATAAATATTTTTCTGAAATATTATTTTGAGAGAATATCTAGCTACATAAAAGTAGCTAGATAAGGAGAAATTTCTAAAAAATTTAGATTTTTAAAAGCTCAGCCTCTTTCTCTTTTACAAGAGTATCGATTTTTGCAGTGTAGGTGTCAGTTATCTTTTGAACCTCATCTTGTCCCTTTTTGCTCTCGTCCTCAGTTATAGCTTTGTCTTTTTCAAGCTTTTTGACTTCATCGTTTGCGTCTTTTCTTACGTTTCTTATACTAACTTTGGCTTTTTCTCCCATTGATTTTGCATGTTTTGCATTTTCTTGGCGTTGCTCAACTGTCATAGGTGGAAAAAATAGCTTTACACTCTCGCCATCACTATTTGGATTGACGCCGATATTTGCTGCTTGGATAGCTGAAGAGATCGCTTTTATCATACTCTTTTCCCAAGGCGTGATAGCGATAGTTGAAGCATCGCTTGTAAGCACAGTGGCTACTTGGTTGAGTGGAGTCGGCGAGCCGTAATAATCAACCATTACATGATCTACAATATTAATGTTTACCTTGCCCGTTCTAAGCGTTGTAAAGTCGCGTTTTAATGAAGCTATTGCTTTCTCGCAGCCTTCTTTTTGTGTTTCGTAAATTTTATTTAGCATTGATGTCCTTTATTAGAAGTTTTGTGCTTCGTTGATGATCTACTTTTAGTGATATTAAAACTTTGCGTTTATCGAGAGGTGGGTTAAATTTACACTCAAAAACACCATTCGTCATAGGTACCTTTTTAAAGCCATTAAAGCCAGTCATAAAAAAACTACCTTCGCTAGCATTTGTATCAGTTTTTATAATAAGTTTGTCTATTGCATTATTTTGCGGATAGCCCTCTGGAAATATCCACTGGGCATTTAAAAATTTGCTATTAAACGTTAGTGATATTTTTGTACCGTTCATTACTGGTGTTCTATAAAGATCGTAAACATCACTCTTATCTGAAACCGCACCTGAGTTTTGATTTAAAAGCGCTAAAAAACCAAATTCTTTTGCAAGTTTTACAACTCGACTATCGATCTCACCATAAGGTACTGCAAAAAATTTTGGCTTATAGCCCATATGTTTTTCAAAGGTCTCTACGCCTTTTTGAAAATCCTCTCTTAATGCCTCATCGCTAAGTTTTGTCATCCTTGGATGGGCGTACGAGTGGTACCCAATCTCGCCATAAGCCTCAAGTTCTTTAATCTGATCAAAATCCAAATAATCGCCATATTTATTTGCACTGGCTTCCACATAAAGCATTAGCGCAAATGGATAGTTATACTCTCTAAATACGCTAAGGGCATTGTCATAGAAGCTTTTATAACCATCATCTACAGTGATGACAATCCAGTTATCAGGTATTTTTTCGCCAGCATTTACAGCATCGACTAGCTTTGAGAGTTTAACGACTTCATAGCCATTATTTTTGAAATATTCAAACTGCTCTCTTAAATTTTTAATAGAAATATCAGTGCTTGTGTGTCTTGGATCATCAAAGCGGTGATAAACTAGGATGTGAGCGTCTGCTAAAGCAAATGTTAGCGCCAAGAATGACGCTAAAAGTGTTTTTATCATTGTTATTTTGCTGGAGTTTGTGGTGCACTAGGAGCTGATGGTACGTCGTTTGACTTTGGTATGACTAGAGATTTACTATCGACGCTATCAACGATAGAGCGTTTTAGATCTTTGTTGTAAAAATATCCAAGTGCAAGTGTGTTTAGGATAAACAAAACGCCTACCACAAAGGTAAATTTAGCTAAAAATCCAGCTGGTCCTTTTGCTCCAAAAAGACTCTCGTTACTTCCGCTATATGCCCCAAGTCCGATAGATGAGCTTTTTTGAAGTAAAACAGCGATAGTTATGATGACAGCTAGAGCAAACTGTAAGATCAAAAATATTAAACTCACGAAATTTCCTTTAAATTTTTAAAAATAATTGGTTGCGATTATACAAGAAAAGATTTAAATTTTTAGTTAAAGTTCTTTTTCAAGCTCATAAAGCTCGTATCTTATGCCTTTAAAAAGCTCGGCTTGTTCTAAATTTACGAGCTTAAAGCACTCTTCAAGCACGCGAGCACTCTCCTGAGCACGCTTGAAATTTGCAGTGATTATCTCGTCTAAATTTTCTCTAGCTTGCTCGCTTTTTGTGCTAGTTTTTAAGACATCATTTTGAGAATTTCTAAATTTTAAAAATTCTTTTTGTGGGATCTTTGCTTTGTGGCGGAGGGATTTTATTTTGTAGGCGAGCTTAGCGTCATCAAAGACATATCTTTTTATATCTTCAACAACGCGAAGCCCTTCTTTTAGCCTATTTAGATTCGCATCTATTACTCGGTAGATGCGCTCATCTTTAGTCATTTCTATTAAAAATTCCTAAAATTTGTAGTAATGATGTAAATAGATTTATAAAATCAAGATACAAAGCAACTGCGCCTTCAACTGGAGTTTCATAGTTTCCACGGATAATATTTTGCGTATCAAAAAGTATATATGCACTAAATAGGATCGATGAAATACTTGCGATTACAAGTTGAAACATTGTACTTTTAACAAAAATATTGATAATAGCTGCTGCAACGATAACAATTAAGGTTATGAACAACATTTTACCCATTGTTGTAAAGTCACGTTTTGTATTCATTGCAAAGACACTTAATGCACCAAAAGCAACTGTTGTTAGT of Campylobacter concisus contains these proteins:
- a CDS encoding polysaccharide deacetylase family protein — encoded protein: MIKTLLASFLALTFALADAHILVYHRFDDPRHTSTDISIKNLREQFEYFKNNGYEVVKLSKLVDAVNAGEKIPDNWIVITVDDGYKSFYDNALSVFREYNYPFALMLYVEASANKYGDYLDFDQIKELEAYGEIGYHSYAHPRMTKLSDEALREDFQKGVETFEKHMGYKPKFFAVPYGEIDSRVVKLAKEFGFLALLNQNSGAVSDKSDVYDLYRTPVMNGTKISLTFNSKFLNAQWIFPEGYPQNNAIDKLIIKTDTNASEGSFFMTGFNGFKKVPMTNGVFECKFNPPLDKRKVLISLKVDHQRSTKLLIKDINAK
- the secG gene encoding preprotein translocase subunit SecG, which codes for MSLIFLILQFALAVIITIAVLLQKSSSIGLGAYSGSNESLFGAKGPAGFLAKFTFVVGVLFILNTLALGYFYNKDLKRSIVDSVDSKSLVIPKSNDVPSAPSAPQTPAK
- a CDS encoding tyrosine-type recombinase/integrase translates to MASFANDLALKKFTLKNKIREWIKDDGVKFLYVLAYKTKKETTKTFYFKYQESDEKRTTKQIRLGKYPSITLAEARAKALELERLRDKGEDLQLATAKQKAITFKDVADEWIEKEQSKSLVSTNKQIGRVKNHLIFYLGSKEITALKRRDYMQVIEQIQARETKKGLTHEISERTFRLLRKILDLAVNKGYIEHNPTRDIIFNDTFKTSSNNHYKAITEPGKLKELLRAMQDYQGSFCTQQALIFGVHTFLRSANVRELKWQYVDFENNLITFPAEAMKLREVFYMPISKQVKKLLKTMLEHKRGDFVFPSGISATRPLSDSTLNQAIKRLGFGDEMVFHGLRTTASTLLNENIKNHGFSSDVIELCLDHKERTSVKAIYDRSQRLDERAKLMQWWSDYLDSLINE
- a CDS encoding phage antirepressor KilAC domain-containing protein, which codes for MKAIVTFNNLDLEVLEYKDTWSLSDRQVAEGFGVTQEAVRKQRTQGATEYIEGVHYYYKDMYNDGKGGVYDTPPDKSGGVSNSQKMVFWTKKGVITLGFKLTETPQTIAFRDWASDFILNSNNRPTTIQELLDNPRSLAELALRYADTLEENNRLEAQAIENKPYIAYAKTIESSKGSIKIGDYAKMLCNKEQGINTGQNRLFELMRELKILKENNEPYQKYSNMGYFEYKPQPFTKPNGERCLSFRPLITPKGQVRLAEKLINAIKSK
- a CDS encoding thiamine-phosphate pyrophosphorylase; translation: MTKDERIYRVIDANLNRLKEGLRVVEDIKRYVFDDAKLAYKIKSLRHKAKIPQKEFLKFRNSQNDVLKTSTKSEQARENLDEIITANFKRAQESARVLEECFKLVNLEQAELFKGIRYELYELEKEL
- a CDS encoding aspartate carbamoyltransferase, giving the protein MDILAEVESIINPAESKIYIDTIRATFYKKAITQKTHKKIDLLKSIARKYGKKWLKLDKQTAKAVKIERRYEFRDYEIVNIYMLSDLPIFYATLKNAGNEPQKALFEVYGLRQYNKTPPPRELIAELLGVINNVSSLDLCFDKDSPFNLEAFCDEVISFENTKYLKNNDVLTRVYFYDKAKKNNLNLPIYRVEAVVSINPKSKDNPLPLKQRLNLQLPYALDEFKSILDKSTKEQGTIKPYKSKENKRELRA
- the frr gene encoding ribosome recycling factor, with translation MLNKIYETQKEGCEKAIASLKRDFTTLRTGKVNINIVDHVMVDYYGSPTPLNQVATVLTSDASTIAITPWEKSMIKAISSAIQAANIGVNPNSDGESVKLFFPPMTVEQRQENAKHAKSMGEKAKVSIRNVRKDANDEVKKLEKDKAITEDESKKGQDEVQKITDTYTAKIDTLVKEKEAELLKI